Proteins found in one Micropterus dolomieu isolate WLL.071019.BEF.003 ecotype Adirondacks linkage group LG10, ASM2129224v1, whole genome shotgun sequence genomic segment:
- the dll4 gene encoding delta-like protein 4, with the protein MAAWFTFTIAFSTTLISQVWGSGVFELDLHEFKNHKGLLANGNACKPNCRTYFRICLKNYQAVVSPGDCIFGSTMTAVLGTNSFSAKDSGTLPGPIQIPFNFGWPGSFSLIIEAWHSPYGNLPVDTSNSDFLISFFAIQRQLGVGTDWSQDVQTEKQTELRYSYRFICNESYYGESCSKRCTPRDDRFGHYTCNRNGQLSCMLGWKGKYCEEPICLEGCSERNGNCSKPGECVCRDGWQGTFCDECRKYPACKHGTCQLPWQCNCQEGWGGLLCDQDLNFCTHHHPCVNGATCMNTGQGSYTCTCLPGFTGVNCELEMQECDSNPCRNGGKCTNLESGYMCTCPQGFEGSHCEHSLLTCADSPCFHSGKCWEKDNGRSYMCECPRSYTGLNCEKRVDKCTSLPCANGGLCLIHSGLRMCSCRAGFTGQRCEININECAREPCLNGGTCQDRINDYTCVCPAGYGGRNCDRVLDECSLRPCLNGGLCTGGGGPGKPPATCICTSGFTGPRCEFFAAVTSPVTNGEIQDGFQWAAVSLAVGLVALLVLLCMVGLALRHIHRQAQRERGDTETMNNLSNVQRDNLIPECQLKNTNQKIGLEVDCDSEKSNFIHKNYHLDSYNSNSKEFKDDKSQEDKSLIYDKCLEDKMPLSRMYSEKPECRISTICSSRDSMYQSVFVIAEERRECVIATEV; encoded by the exons ATGGCAGCCTGGTTCACCTTTACCATCGCATTCAGCACCACGTTGATATCACAG GTATGGGGCTCTGGTGTTTTTGAGCTCGATCTTCACGaatttaaaaatcacaaaggTTTGCTGGCAAACGGGAACGCATGCAAACCCAACTGCAGGACTTATTTTAGAATTTGCTTGAAGAACTATCAGGCTGTGGTCTCGCCAGGTGACTGCATCTTTGGAAGTACAATGACAGCAGTGCTGGGGACAAACTCTTTCAGCGCCAAGGACAGTGGCACTTTACCTGGACCGATACAAATACCGTTCAACTTTGGATGGCCG GGGTCGTTTTCATTAATAATTGAAGCCTGGCATTCACCTTATGGAAATCTACCTGTAG atACCAGCAACTCAGACTTTTTGATAAGCTTTTTTGCCATCCAAAGACAGCTGGGTGTAGGAACTGACTGGTCTCAGGACGTACAGACCGAAAAGCAGACAGAGCTACGATATTCTTACCGGTTCATCTGTAACGAAAGTTACTATGGAGAAAGTTGTTCCAAAAGGTGCACGCCCAGGGATGACCGATTTGGCCACTACACCTGCAACCGTAACGGGCAGCTATCCTGCATGCTTGGCTGGAAGGGGAAATACTGCGAAGAAC CTATCTGTCTGGAAGGCTGTAGCGAGAGGAATGGAAACTGCTCCAAACCTGGCGAGTGTGT ATGCCGAGATGGCTGGCAAGGCACATTCTGTGACGAGTGTAGGAAGTACCCGGCCTGTAAGCACGGTACCTGCCAGCTGCCATGGCAGTGTAACTGTCAGGAGGGCTGGGGAGGCCTATTATGTGACCAAG ACCTGAACTTCTGCACCCATCACCATCCTTGTGTGAATGGCGCCACCTGTATGAACACCGGACAGGGCAGCTATACATGTACATGCCTGCCTGGTTTCACAGGGGTCAACTGTGAGCTGGAGATGCAGGAGTGTGACAGCAACCCCTGCAGGAATGGAGGGAAATGCACA AATTTGGAAAGTGGCTACATGTGCACATGTCCCCAAGGCTTCGAGGGCTCCCACTGTGAGCACAGCCTGCTGACGTGCGCTGACTCCCCCTGTTTCCACAGTGGCAAATGCTGGGAGAAGGACAATGGCCGCAGCTACATGTGCGAGTGTCCGCGCAGCTACACCGGACTCAACTGCGAGAAGAGAGTGGACAAGTGCACGTCGCTTCCCTGCGCTAATG GTGGTCTGTGTCTGATTCACAGTGGCTTGCGTATGTGTAGCTGCCGTGCAGGATTTACCGGCCAGCGCTGCGAAATCAACATCAATGAGTGCGCCAGGGAGCCCTGCCTCAACGGTGGCACCTGCCAAGACCGAATCAACGACTACACCTGCGTCTGTCCCGCTGGCTACGGGGGACGCAACTGCGACAGAGTCCTAGATGAGTGCTCCCTTCGACCCTGCCTCAACGGGGGTCTTTGCACTGGGGGAGGCGGTCCAGGCAAGCCTCCAGCAACCTGCATCTGCACATCAGGCTTCACTGGGCCTCGCTGCGAGTTCTTCGCCGCCGTCACCTCTCCCGTGACCAACGGCGAGATTCAAGATGGCTTCCAGTGGGCAGCAGTTTCTTTGGCCGTGGGGCTGGTGGCGCTGCTGGTGTTGCTGTGTATGGTGGGCTTGGCTTTGAGGCACATCCACAGGCAGGCCCAAAGAGAGCGGGGAGACACAGAGACTATGAACAACCTGTCCAATGTTCAGAGAGACAACCTGATCCCAGAGTGccagctgaaaaacaccaacCAGAAAATCGGCCTGGAGGTGGACTGTGATTCAGAGAAATCGAACTTTATCCACAAAAACTATCACTTGGACTCGTACAACTCTAACTCAAAGGAGTTCAAGGATGACAAGTCACAAGAGGATAAAAGTCttatttatgacaaatgtttagAAGACAAAATGCCTTTGAGTAGAATGTACAG tgaaaAGCCAGAGTGTAGGATATCAACGATATGTTCCTCAAGAGACTCCATGTACCAGTCGGTATTTGTTATAGCAGAGGAAAGGAGGGAATGCGTCATAGCGACTGAG GTATAA
- the chac1 gene encoding glutathione-specific gamma-glutamylcyclotransferase 1 translates to MKPQNIVAEKTSLWIFGYGSLVWKPDFKYMRSKVGYIQGYKRRFWHGDNFHRGNDELPGRVVTLIEDDDESTWGVAFEVTGSQVEESLKYLNVRETVCGGYVTKMVEFFPKGENQPPVQALVYIATADNPLYLGPASSEEIGFQIAVCSGKTGHNLEYLLRLAEFMRSSCPHVEDHHLFSIEAAAQTMVHCLLALQ, encoded by the exons ATGAAGCCTCAAAACATCGTCGCCGAGAAGACCAGCTTGTGGATATTCGGGTACGGGTCACTGGTGTGGAAGCCCGACTTCAAGTACATGAGGAGCAAGGTTGGTTACATACAAGGCTACAAGAGACGTTTCTGGCACGGAGACAACTTCCACCGCGGGAATGACGAGTTG CCCGGAAGAGTGGTGACGCTGATTGAAGATGATGAT gaGAGCACTTGGGGTGTGGCTTTTGAGGTGACAGGCTCTCAAGTCGAGGAGTCCCTGAAGTACCTCAATGTGCGCGAGACGGTCTGCGGCGGCTACGTCACCAAAATGGTGGAGTTCTTCCCCAAGGGGGAGAACCAACCTCCGGTTCAGGCGCTGGTGTACATCGCCACTGCAGACAACCCCCTGTACCTGGGGCCGGCCAGCTCGGAGGAGATCGGGTTCCAGATTGCTGTGTGCAGTGGAAAGACGGGCCACAACCTGGAGTATCTGCTCCGCTTGGCTGAGTTCATGAGGAGCAGCTGCCCGCACGTTGAAGACCATCACCTGTTCTCCATCGAGGCAGCCGCACAGACCATGGTGCACTGTCTGTTGGCCCTGCAGTAG